In the Anastrepha obliqua isolate idAnaObli1 chromosome 1, idAnaObli1_1.0, whole genome shotgun sequence genome, one interval contains:
- the LOC129253135 gene encoding Fanconi anemia group D2 protein, whose translation MYKNRKFNKNAKAPESKENKRGLTSIDENASVKFARTSLNLASIHQKTQPTTATVGADICMLEKPGGSSEENIPASQEATQRYLSQRSMIASSLGRTQSRNTSGRPPKSYFELVLIKAGVLLDEADNFVLSCDHISFVSKFREVFLKCSNCKENVDMFKTGFSDALSPKCKYSLKLLSGCTISVPGHDSTYQSQESMIVNFLMIDFLRDAVVEVLLNKILDAAVQSTPIFLAGGTVPLLPLLVAQLRYVAQSHSTLIYERILEIFKKASEASKQDIIVHAEFILDASKHDDFVQMLLDNLPSSKDLFHVSSIQSLTNLNLGKHMHEQIRHLILDYIKEDGFIDTTLPLMVNFLLKYLTEATDDDVIELVTTIRQILVWRLNTAMERETQIQLFNCIEQALVRSKKFYTFWQKLLSSLPGSQFRSLDFIMLLLLIHIKEDNYMYIENVLRRRIKLEHIAADIFIEMKSNYAAVLEQHTSILMELMYDFLREKNKIVADFAKASYGILFQICESIQRGILRRLLQLTCDKSTRNFTNLSLELLRELQIKYRAEIQNWGTLLMPLLDRLSELTLSQTRLAMELLCSIAFPPPPLSECTVLQDQLDMILKKQIINHSVHVKKQGIIGSVQLIDCMARIEDTIIEHDDFDVSYSNASSLPDGRGKMAANFVMLVESTAIHCPESLALFYDELACTCRCLPSERDSCTQLDKPYLIWLCDVMTFYFQNSFVAEHSPTKPFGINLSYQKCINTAEDTENIEESEVPSIAINIAELVLKPGSVSSSSILVLAPLFNLVRSLHLQRYQGSLEQINALLGCAIILPSFFDESNTDSIFYDYDEQLQKRILDIYFHCVNWMRETVSSFSTQHEEMIRRKVLHRLSELIATEDKVRLLLDKAPADYIPPQAQFITSNSAVSSENAEARGKSMPSTKDAQQKGQNDKDLNSESLIFNDTHAADVTNDGNATAKLASIGRSKSTENKKAFDVLYGPRERYRQMDSDIMLILREELVMKYPLPSDDMGKRIGLLEFRFILNDLISKLESITAAQKFQNEQPLQHVAKPEYFMCDLSKFLQTILERMSKLSKEINTQLESVKYVYSNGDLFTPEFNYIKLCFNMCVRLLAVFFSWPQFSDGNDTETLLTDSLLVLLDHTKRSSLRKKPTADVAAAAFDVMLTYEVSIVDLKTAVYLLDLLKLLKRFSNKSSNSSCSNLEQRKVLIEKQEKEIRGLCKKFLQKKWFSYEGLAEKGATCNIYLNILVKDFLKNSDFRRLATILRALLDECKQLKSKDSALKSFPNFKKANFPLLFRGMCETTVDFLCELINKSATQRGDKMKMWDKSCDLFNILLDIVKSLDVPRNFQLFMKYAHVYLKLLLQHGIEVINQTLREDPGRVSEFLKSLQTVTRFLHNICCHSKALQNTAIIGQIPALRETVETLVFRVKAIMTANKCSSVFSMGNLKNKDIHGDEILSQSARVNAANEHDSEEDIPEDEDSADETVFDEDETANTRENIKSTNTTNRSKSSSRSKCF comes from the exons GCAGCGAAGAGAATATTCCAGCGTCACAAGAGGCTACTCAACGTTACTTGTCACAGCGTAGCATGATCGCCTCGTCTCTAGGACGTACACAGTCGCGTAATACCAGTGGCCGTCCACCAAAGAGTTACTTTGAGCTAGTACTTATAAAAGCGGGTGTACTGTTGGATGAGGCTGACAATTttgtattat CGTGCGATCATATCTCGTTTGTCAGTAAATTTcgagaagtatttttaaaatgttcgaaTTGTAAGGAAAACGTGGATATGTTTAAAACTGGCTTCAGTGATGCATTATCGCCGAAATGCAAATATAGTTTGAAACTGTTAAGTGGCTGTACAATCAGTGTGCCCGGCCATGATTCAACATATCAGTCACAGGAGAGTATGATTGTAAACTTTCTAATGATAGACTTTTTACGCGATGCAGTGGTAGAAGTATTGTTAAATAAGATATTAGATGCTGCTGTGCAGAG taCACCTATATTCCTTGCAGGAGGCACAGTTCCATTACTACCGCTACTTGTAGCACAGCTACGTTATGTGGCGCAATCTCATAGTACTCTAATATATGAACGCATCTTGGAGATATTTAAAAAAGCCAGCGAAGCCTCTAAACAAGATATTATAGTTCATGCTGAGTTCATATTGGACGCAAGCAAACATGATGATTTTGTACAAATGCTTTT GGATAATTTGCCTTCGAGCAAAGATTTATTTCATGTGAGCTCAATTCAGTCGTTGACTAATCTCAATTTAGGCAAACACATGCACGAACAGATTCGCCATCTTATACTGGACTACATAAAGGAAGATGGGTTTATCGATACG ACCTTGCCGTTAATGGTGAACTTTCTGCTGAAATATTTAACTGAGGCTACTGATGACGATGTCATTGAG CTGGTTACCACTATACGTCAAATATTGGTGTGGCGATTGAATACGGCTATGGAGCGAGAAACGCAAATACAGCTTTTTAATTGCATTGAACAAGCCTTGGTGCGTTCTAAAAAGTTCTAtactttttggcaaaaattgTTATCTTCATTACCGGGCAGCCAATTTAG GTCTTTAGATTTCATAATGCTTCTGCTTCTCATACATATTAAAGAagataattatatgtatattgagaACGTC ctacgCCGTCGCATAAAACTTGAACATATAGCGGCTGATATATTTATAGAAATGAAATCGAACTATGCTGCTGTTTTGGAACAACATACATCTATCCTAATGGAATTGATGTATGATTTTCTcagggaaaaaaataaaattgtagcaGACTTTGCTAAAGCGTCGTATGG aATCTTATTTCAAATATGTGAATCTATTCAACGCGGTATACTAAGGAGACTACTTCAGCTAACGTGTGACAAATCTACACGAAATTTTACAAATCTCTCATTGGAATTACTAAGAGAATTGCAAATAAAGTATCGCGCTGAAATACAGAATTGGGGCACACTATTAATG CCTTTATTAGATCGTTTAAGCGAACTGACACTTTCACAAACTCGTTTGGCCATGGAGTTGCTCTGTTCGATTGCCTTTCCTCCACCACCACTTTCCGAGTGTACTGTGCTGCAGGATCAGCTAGAtatgattttgaaaaagcaaataataaatcATTCAGTGca TGTAAAGAAACAAGGCATCATTGGCAGTGTTCAGCTAATCGATTGTATGGCACGAATTGAGGATACTATTATAGAACATGATGATTTCGACGTTTCATATTCCAACGCTAGTTCACTACCCGACGGGCGCGGTAAAATGGCAGCTAACTTCGTAA tgCTTGTCGAATCAACTGCTATACACTGTCCCGAATCCTTAGCACTATTTTATGATGAATTGGCGTGCACCTGCAGGTGTCTGCCAAGTGAACGTGATTCCTGTACACAATTGGACAAACCATACCTAATTTGGTTATGTGATGTAATGACTTTCtattttcaaaatagttttgttGCCGAACATTCACCTACCAAACCATT TGGAATTAACTTATCATATCAGAAATGTATTAATACCGCTGAGGACACTGAGAATATTGAGGAAAGTGAAGTACCAAGTATAGCAATTAATATAGCAGAATTGGTATTGAAGCCGGGTTCTGT CTCTTCATCCTCGATCCTAGTGCTTGCTCCGTTATTCAATTTAGTGCGTTCTCTTCATTTGCAACGTTATCAAGGCAGtttggaacaaataaatgccttACTTGGTTGCGCCATAATATTACCATCGTTTTTCGACGAATCCAATACAGATTCAATATTTTACGATTACGATGAACAACTGCAAAAACGGATTTTGgatatatattttcattgtgTGAATTGGATGCGCGAGACTGTCAGTTCATTTTCAACTCAACACGAAGAAATGATACGTCGCaag GTTTTACATCGTTTGAGCGAGCTCATAGCCACAGAAGACAAAGTGCGGTTATTGTTGGATAAAGCGCCAGCAGATTATATACCTCCTCAGGCTCAATTTATAACATCAAATTCAGCAGTTTCCAGTGAAAACGCTGAGG CACGCGGAAAGTCGATGCCATCAACAAAAGACGCACAACAGAAAGGGCAAAACGACAAAGACTTAAATTCGGAGTCCCTAATATTCAATGACACGCATGCAGCTGATGTGACAAATGATGGGAACGCTACCGCTAAGTTGGCAAGCATTGGACGCTCTAAAAGCACAGAGAATAAAAAAGCATTTGATGTTCTTTATGGGCCACGGGAAAGATATAG GCAAATGGATTCCGATATTATGTTAATACTGCGTGAAGAATTAGTCATGAAATATCCATTACCATCCGATGATATGGGCAAAAGAATTGGTTTGCTTGAATTTcgctttattttaaatgatttaatatCCAAATTAGAATCGATTACCGCCGCACAAAAGTTTCAAAATGAGCAGCCTTTACAACATGTCGCTAAACCAGAATATTTCATGTGTGACTTATCAAAGTTTCTGCAAACGATTCTGGAGAGAATGTCAAAG TTGTCAAAAGAGATCAACACGCAATTGGAAAgtgtaaaatatgtgtatagCAATGGTGATCTTTTCACCCCTGAGTTCAATTACATCAAACTTTGTTTCAATATGTGTGTACGTTTGTTGGCGGTATTTTTCTCTTGGCCACAATTCAGCGATGGTAACGACACTGAGACACTCTTGACAG ACTCGCTGCTTGTACTATTGGATCATACCAAGAGATCAAGCTTGCGTAAAAAGCCCACAGCAGATGTGGCAGCTGCAGCTTTTGACGTAATGCTTACGTATGAAGTTTCTATCGTTGATTTGAAAACTGCCGTATATCTACTTGATTTGCTAAAACTACTTAAGCGCTTTTCTAACAAAAGCTCCAATAGTAGCTGCAGTAATCTGGAGCAACGTAAAGTGTTGATTGAGAAACAGGAAAAGGAAATAC gAGGTTTGTGCAAGAAGTTTTTGCAGAAAAAGTGGTTCAGTTACGAAGGACTGGCAGAAAAGGGTGCCACTTgcaatatatatttgaatatacTAGTAAAAGATTTCCTCAAGAATTCCGATTTCCGTCGATTGGCTACCATTTTGCGTGCTTTACTGGATGAATGCAAGCAACTTAAAAGCAAGGACAGCGCACTTAAATCGTTTCcgaattttaaaaa agCGAATTTCCCATTACTTTTTCGGGGAATGTGCGAAACAACGGTTGATTTTCTGtgtgaattaataaataaaagcgcAACACAGAGAGGAGATAAAATGAAGATGTGGGACAAAAGTTGTGATTTGTTTAATATACTACTTGACATTGTTAAGTCATTAGATGTGCCACGAAATTTTCAACTATTTATGAAG TACGCACATGTGTATTTGAAGCTTCTTCTTCAGCATGGTATAGAGGTAATTAATCAAACATTACGTGAGGATCCAGGACGTGTTagtgaatttttgaaaagtttacaAACTGTTACACGTTTTCTACATAATATATGCTGCCATTCCAAG GCACTCCAGAACACAGCCATCATTGGGCAAATTCCAGCATTGCGAGAAACTGTCGAAACATTAGTTTTTCGCGTAAAGGCTATTATGACAGCGAATAAGTGTTCATCGGTATTTTCAATGGGCAATCTCAAAAATAAGGATATACATGGCGATGAAATCTTGTCACAG AGTGCCCGCGTTAATGCCGCAAACGAACATGACAGCGAAGAGGACATACCAGAAGACGAAGATAGCGCCGACGAAACAGTATTCGACGAAGATGAGACTGCAAACACGAGGGAGAATATAAAGTCCACCAATACCACTAACCGCAGCAAATCGTCATCACGTAGTAAATGCTTTTAA